The following coding sequences lie in one Saccopteryx bilineata isolate mSacBil1 chromosome 5, mSacBil1_pri_phased_curated, whole genome shotgun sequence genomic window:
- the KLHL8 gene encoding kelch-like protein 8: MASESVNAKQARNHFTKGKRQQHQQIKSRSSVSEGDGEESFIFEAHEAWKDFHSSLLQFYENGELCDVTLKVGSKLISCHKLVLACVIPYFRAMFLSEMAEAKQTEIEIRDFDGDAIEDLVKFVYSSRLTLTVDNVQPLLYAACILQVELVARACCEYMKLHFHPSNCLAVRAFAESHNRIDLMDMADQYACEHFTEVVECEDFVSVSPQHLHKLLSSSDLNIENEKQVYNAAIKWLLANPQHHSKWLDETLAQVRLPLLPVDFLMGVVAKEQIVKQNLKCRDLLDEARNYHLHLSSRAVPDFEYSIRTTPRKHTAGVLFCVGGRGGSGDPFRSIECYSINKNSWFFGPEMNSRRRHVGVISVEGKVYAVGGHDGNEHLGSMEMFDPLVNKWMMKASMNTKRRGIALASLGGPIYAIGGLDDNTCFNYVERYDIESDQWNTVAPMNTPRGGVGSVALVSHVYAVGGNDGVASLSSVERYDPHLDKWIEVKEMGQRRAGNGVSELHGCLYVVGGFDDNSPLSSVERYDPRSNKWDYVAALTTPRGGVGIATVMGKIFAVGGHNGNAYLNTVEAFDPVLNRWELVGSVSHCRAGAGVAVCACFTSQIRDVGHGSNNVVDCM; this comes from the exons ATGGCTTCAGAATCTGTGAATGCAAAACAAGCTAGGAATCACTTCACAAAGGGGAAAAGGCAACAGCACCAGCAAATAAAGAGTAGATCTTCGGTTAGTGAGGGTGATGGAGAAGAGTCCTTTATCTTTGAAGCACATGAAGCTTGGAAAGATTTTCATAGCTCTCTTCTTCAGTTTTATGAAAATGGAGAACTCTGTGATGTTACACTAAAG GTTGGCTCAAAGTTAATCTCTTGCCACAAACTGGTATTGGCTTGTGTTATTCCCTACTTCAGAGCTATGTTTCTCTCTGAAATGGCTGAAGCCAAGCAAACAGAGATTGAGATTAGAGATTTTGATGGTGATGCAATAGAAGACTTGGTAAAGTTTGTCTATTCTTCAAGGCTCACTTTGACTGTTGACAATGTCCAGCCTCTCTTATATGCAGCTTGTATTCTACAGGTTGAACTCGTGGCCAGAGCTTGTTGTGAATACATGAAGTTACATTTTCATCCCTCCAATTGCTTGGCAGTAAGAGCCTTTGCAGAAAGTCACAATCGGATAGACTTAATGGACATGGCAGATCAGTATGCCTGTGAACATTTTACTGAGGTAGTGGAGTGTGAAGACTTTGTAAGTGTGTCACCCCAGCATCTCCATAAGCTTTTGTCCTCCAGTGATCTAAATATTGAGAATGAAAAACAGGTCTATAATGCAGCCATCAAGTGGCTTCTTGCAAATCCTCAGCATCATTCTAAATGGCTGGATGAAACACTTGCACAG GTTCGTTTGCCGCTGCTGCCAGTGGATTTTCTTATGGGTGTTGTGGCAAAAGAACAGATTGTCAAGCAAAATCTGAAATGCAGAGATTTATTGGATGAAGCAAGAAATTACCACCTTCACTTGAGTAGCAGAGCAGTACCTGACTTTGAATATTCCATTCGGACTACACCAAGGAAGCATACTGCTG GTGTGCTGTTTTGTGTAGGTGGTCGAGGTGGGTCTGGTGACCCTTTCCGCAGCATTGAATGCTATTCCATCAACAAAAACAGCTGGTTTTTTGGACCAGAAATGAATAGTCGAAGGCGACACGTGGGTGTAATCTCTGTGGAAG GTAAAGTGTATGCAGTGGGTGGACATGATGGAAATGAACATTTAGGTAGCATGGAGATGTTTGATCCTCTCGTTAATAAATGGATGATGAAGgcatcaatgaacacaaagag GCGAGGAATTGCCTTGGCCTCCTTAGGAGGTCCGATTTATGCCATTGGAGGGTTAGATGACAACACTTGCTTCAATTATGTGGAGAGATATGACATAGAATCTGACCAGTGGAATACAGTGGCACCAATGAATACTCCCCGCGGAGGGGTCGGCTCTGTGGCTCTAGTA AGCCATGTTTATGCAGTAGGTGGCAATGATGGAGTAGCTTCTTTATCTAGTGTGGAGAGGTATGATCCACATCTGGATAAATGGATAGAAGTTAAAGAGATGGGTCAACGGAGAGCAGGCAATGGCGTTAGTGAGCTCCATGGTTGCTTATATGTTGTTG GTGGTTTTGATGATAATTCTCCTCTGAGCTCAGTTGAGCGGTATGACCCTCGAAGCAACAAATGGGATTATGTAGCAGCACTTACCACTCCCAGGGGTGGAGTGGGGATCGCAACAGTGATGGGCAAAATCTTTGCAGTTGGTGGTCATAATGGCAATGCATACTTAAATACAGTAGAAGCATTTGATCCAGTGCTGAACAG GTGGGAGCTTGTTGGATCTGTGTCTCACTGTAGAGCTGGAGCAGGTGTAGCTGTGTGTGCCTGTTTTACTAGCCAAATTAGAGATGTAGGTCATGGATCCAATAATGTGGTTGACTGTATGTGA